Proteins encoded together in one Drosophila albomicans strain 15112-1751.03 chromosome 2R, ASM965048v2, whole genome shotgun sequence window:
- the LOC117576717 gene encoding low molecular weight phosphotyrosine protein phosphatase produces the protein MSYKKLLFVCMGNSCGSPMAEAIMQNLMVKTSLYWEIDSAALRTWNIGRKPHKQCLRVLREHGLRSDHFCRLLTVHDFSYFDHIIAMNEHVHKELMLWANGNHVQNTSNVVMLGSYTKNGKSVSLIDLSPSRKLKAFRIAYYQIKDCCKQLILSQHVKIVRYDLPSTDEEDEQNLDTMLRSGSPESDKSLSEIMPDLVKRYPSRTSVSTVSSVHNCLEKKLCDNCGQQFLATL, from the exons ATGTCGTATAAAAAGCTGCTCTTTGTATGCATGG GCAACTCTTGTGGCTCACCGATGGCCGAGGCCATCATGCAGAATCTAATGGTGAAGACGAGTCTCTACTGGGAAATCGATAGCGCAGCATTGCGCACCTGGAACATTGGAAGAAAGCCGCATAAACAATGCTTAAGAGTTCTGCGGGAACACGGACTGCGTTCGGATCACTTTTGCAGGCTG CTGACAGTGCATGACTTTAGCTATTTTGACCACATCATCGCCATGAATGAGCACGTCCATAAAGAGCTGATGCTGTGGGCAAACGGCAATCATGTGCAAAACACCTCGAATGTTGTCATGCTGGgttcatataccaaaaatggcAAGTCCGTCTCGCTTATCGATCTTTCGCCC AGTCGCAAACTGAAAGCATTTCGCATCGCCTACTATCAAATCAAGGATTGCTGCAAGCAGTTGATACTCAGTCAGCATGTGAAAATTGTTCGATATGATTTGCCCAGCACAGATGAAGAAGATGAGCAGAACTTGGACACGATGCTTCGATCAGGATCACCAGAGTCAGATAAAAGTTTGTCTGAAATAATGCCCGACCTTGTAAAGCGATATCCATCAAGAACTTCTGTATCGACTGTATCTTCAGTACATAATTGCCTTGAGAAGAAATTGTGTGACAATTGTGGACAACAGTTTTTAGCCACCCTCTAA
- the LOC117576715 gene encoding opsin Rh2 — MVASLLPETFAIAMSGSELGPRYEAQSSGNGSVLDNVLPDMAHLVNPYWSRFAPMDPTMSKILGLFTLAILIISLCGNGVVVFIFGGTKSLRTPANLLVLNLAFSDFCMMASQSPIMLVNFYYQTWILGPLWCDIYAVCGSMFGCVSIWSMCMIAFDRYNVIVKGINGTPMTIKTSIMKIIFIWLMATFWTIMPLIGWSSYVPEGNLTACSIDYMTRQWNPRSYLITYSIFVYYVPLFLICYSYWFIIAAVAAHEKAMREQAKKMNVKSLRSSEDCDKSAEGKLAKVALTTISLWFMAWTPYLVICYFGLFKIEGLTPLTTIWGATFAKTSAVYNPIVYGISHPKYRLVLKEKCPMCVCGNTDEPKPDAPPSDTETTSEADSKA, encoded by the exons ATGGTGGCCAGTTTGTTGCCAGAGAcgtttgccattgccatgTCCGGCTCTGAACTTGGGCCTCGCTACGAGGCGCAGTCGAGCGGTAATGGCTCCGTGCTGGACAAT GTGCTGCCGGACATGGCGCACCTGGTCAATCCCTATTGGAGTCGCTTCGCCCCTATGGATCCAACAATGAGTAAGATACTGGGCCTCTTTACGCTGGCCATCCTGATCATCTCTTTGTGCGGCAATGGCGTTGTGGTCTTCATCTTTGGCGGCACCAAATCGCTGCGCACGCCAGCCAATTTGCTGGTCTTGAATCTGGCCTTTTCCGATTTTTGTATGATGGCCTCACAGTCGCCCATTATGCTGGTTAATTTTTACTATCAGACATGGATCTTGGGCCCACTCTGGTGTGATATCTATGCTGTGTGTGGCTCAATGTTTGGTTGTGTGTCCATTTGGTCCATGTGCATGATTGCCTTCGATCGTTACAATGTGATTGTGAAGGGCATCAATGGCACACCGATGACCATAAAGACGTCTATCATGAAGATTATATTCATCTGGCTCATGGCCACGTTCTGGACAATAATGCCGCTGATCGGCTGGAGCAGCTATGTGCCCGAGGGTAATTTAACCGCTTGCAGCATCGACTATATGACCAGGCAATGGAATCCACGTTCCTATCTCATCACCTACTCCATATTCGTCTACTATGTGCCGCTCTTCTTGATCTGTTATTCCTACTGGTTCATTATTGCC gctgttgctgctcatgAGAAGGCAATGCGGGAGCAGGCAAAGAAGATGAATGTCAAGTCCTTGCGCAGCTCCGAGGACTGTGACAAGAGTGCTGAGGGCAAGCTAGCCAAG GTGGCCCTAACGACCATTTCTCTTTGGTTTATGGCCTGGACTCCATACCTGGTCATCTGTTACTTTGGTTTATTCAAGATCGAGGGTCTAACACCCCTGACGACCATTTGGGGTGCCACATTCGCCAAGACCAGTGCCGTCTATAATCCCATTGTCTATGGCATAAG TCATCCCAAGTATCGTCTGGTGCTTAAGGAGAAG TGTCCCATGTGTGTTTGCGGCAACACGGACGAGCCAAAGCCAGATGCGCCTCCTTCGGACACGGAAACAACTTCAGAGGCGGACTCCAAGGCCTAA
- the LOC117573491 gene encoding uncharacterized protein LOC117573491 → MLTASLFVLFFVVCPLQTNAQNVTVSLANSQAVSNTVKEMLDEKLPPNAEARDSGNMLLDSVKKALSICDEALIKDQQIVKHTNCVAETKVWALISVGELAGQSWAKSGASRPGLFC, encoded by the exons ATGTTGACTGCATCGCTTTTTGTGCTCTTTTTCGTTGTCTGCCCA TTGCAGACAAACGCGCAGAATGTCACCGTTTCTCTTGCGAACTCCCAAGCGGTATCAAACACTGTAAAAGAGATGTTGGATGAGAAGTTGCCTCCAAATGCCGAAGCTCGTGACAGCGGCAATATGCTATTGGATTCAGTGAAGAAGGCGCTAAGTATTTGCGATGAAGCACTGATTAAAGATCAGCAGATTGTCAAGCACACCAACTGTGTGGCTGAAACCAAGGTCTGGGCGTTGATCTCAGTGGGTGAATTGGCTGGTCAATCGTGGGCCAAATCTGGTGCATCTCGTCCTGGATTGTTCTGCTAA
- the LOC117576718 gene encoding uncharacterized protein LOC117576718 — protein sequence MKFAIVLLAAIACASAQGPPFNFAANPFAAAYNPYLNGLFGTSLPGAGTGGAAPAAPAAPVAPAAPVVPSFGGFSVSVFFQSVVLQKEADRLLAQPDFPADLAQRVQASLDKAQEGFAGCTTATLPWLQIRCVKPTLTAAKNELKAIDDEWQARLAASTPAAVVV from the exons atgaaattcgcAATTGTTTTACTCGCTGCCATCGCCTGCGCTAGCGCTCAG GGTCCACCTTTCAACTTTGCGGCAAATCCTTTTGCTGCCGCCTATAATCCATATTTGAATGGACTTTTCGGTACCTCCCTTCCAGGAGCAGGTACGGGAggtgctgctccagctgcccCCGCAGCACCCGTAGCTCCCGCTGCCCCAGTTGTTCCATCATTCGGAGGCTTCTCTGTCTCCGTCTTCTTCCAGTCCGTTGTGCTGCAAAAGGAAGCCGATCGTCTGCTCGCCCAGCCCGATTTCCCCGCAGATCTTGCACAGCGTGTACAGGCTAGCTTGGATAAGGCACAAGAAGGATTCGCTGGCTGCACCACCGCCACTTTGCCCTGGCTGCAGATCCGTTGCGTCAAGCCCACTCTGACGGCTGCCAAGAACGAGCTGAAGGCCATCGATGACGAGTGGCAGGCACGTCTTGCTGCCTCCACCCCCGCAGCGGTCGTTGTTTAA
- the LOC117576716 gene encoding endophilin-A: MAFAGLKKQINKANQYVTEKMGGAEGTKLDLDFMDMERKTDVTVELVEELQLKTKEFLQPNPTARAKMAAVKGISKLSGQAKSNTYPQPEGLLAECMLTYGKKLGEDNSVFAQALVEFGEALKQMADVKYSLDDNIKQNFLEPLHHMQTKDLKEVMHHRKKLQGRRLDFDCKRRRQAKDDEIRGAEDKFAESLQLAQVGMFNLLENDTEHVSQLVTFAEALYDFHSQCADVLRGLQETLQEKRAEAESRPRNEFVPKTLLDLNLDGGGGGLNDDGTPSHISSSASPLPSPMRSPAKSMAVTPQRQQQPCCQALYDFEPENPGELGFKENDIITLLNRVDDNWYEGAVNGRTGYFPQSYVQVQVPLPN, from the coding sequence ATGGCTTTCGCCGGACTGaagaaacaaatcaacaaagcGAATCAGTATGTGACGGAGAAAATGGGCGGTGCGGAGGGCACCAAGCTGGATTTGGATTTCATGGACATGGAACGTAAGACGGATGTCACCGTTGAGCTCGTCGAGGAGCTGCAATTGAAGACGAAGGAGTTCCTGCAGCCAAATCCAACGGCCAGGGCCAAGATGGCAGCAGTCAAGGGCATCTCGAAGCTGTCGGGACAGGCGAAATCGAATACGTATCCACAGCCGGAGGGACTGTTGGCCGAATGTATGTTGACGTATGGTAAGAAGCTCGGCGAGGACAACAGCGTGTTTGCGCAGGCGCTCGTCGAGTTTGGCGAAGCGCTGAAACAAATGGCCGACGTCAAGTATTCGCTGGACGACAACATCAAGCAGAACTTTTTGGAGCCGCTGCATCATATGCAGACCAAAGACCTGAAGGAGGTCATGCATCATCGCAAGAAGCTGCAGGGCCGGCGTCTCGACTTTGATTGCAAGCGTCGCCGGCAGGCCAAAGATGATGAAATTCGTGGTGCTGAGGATAAGTTTGCCGAATCACTGCAATTGGCACAGGTAGGCATGTTCAATCTGTTGGAGAACGACACTGAGCATGTCTCGCAATTGGTCACTTTTGCTGAAGCACTATACGATTTTCACTCTCAATGCGCCGATGTGCTGCGTGGTCTGCAGGAGACGCTGCAAGAGAAGCGCGCCGAGGCAGAGAGCCGGCCACGCAATGAGTTTGTGCCCAAGACGCTGCTCGATCTGAACTTGgacggcggtggcggcggcctCAATGATGACGGCACGCCGTCCCACATTAGCTCGAGCGCCTCGCCGTTGCCCTCGCCGATGCGCTCGCCAGCCAAATCCATGGCCGTCACACCgcagcgccagcaacagcCATGCTGTCAAGCATTGTACGACTTTGAGCCCGAGAATCCCGGTGAATTGGGCTTCAAAGAGAACGACATCATCACGCTACTCAATCGTGTCGATGACAATTGGTATGAGGGTGCTGTCAATGGACGCACCGGCTATTTCCCGCAGTCCTATGTGCAGGTGCAGGTTCCACTGCCCAACTAA
- the LOC117573492 gene encoding N-sulphoglucosamine sulphohydrolase translates to MRLTFATFLLFLWGSTCCGATRPQNVLLLLADDAGFEMGAYLNKYCQTPNLDALASTGLLFNNAFTSVSSCSPSRAQLLTGQASHSNGMYGLHQGVHNFNVLPEIISLPNVLRQQSNGSILSGIIGKKHVGPGANFKFDFEQTEEQHSINQIGRNITRMKEYAHEFLSQAKRENRSFFLTVAFHDPHRCGHITPQFGEFCERWGSGEEGMGTIPDWKPIYYDWRNLEVPPWLPDTDVVRQELAAQYMTISRLDQGVSLMLRELQRSGLAENTIVIYTSDNGPPFPGGRTNLYEHGIRSPLIISSPQPDARRHQTSAAMVSLLDIYPTVLDALQLSPSNGTRFSGQSILPVLFNEPKPDENDAVFGSQSYHEVTMAYPMRMVRNRRYKLIHNLNYWADFPIDQDFYTSPTFQQILNATINKQALPWYRTLQQYYQRPEWELYDIKTDPLERFNLAEKPKYTATLKQLQQKLFKWQVDTEDPWRCAPHAVLQAQGVFKKDPVCLTLGHEAIQRPKRKVLSQYEQYVLI, encoded by the coding sequence ATGCGACTGACATTTGCGacgtttttattgtttttgtgggGCAGCACTTGCTGTGGCGCCACAAGACCGCAgaatgtgctgctgctgctcgctgaCGATGCTGGCTTCGAGATGGGCGCCTATCTCAACAAGTACTGCCAGACACCAAACTTGGATGCGTTGGCAAGCACGGGATTGCTGTTCAACAACGCCTTCACCTCGGTGAGCAGTTGCAGTCCGAGTCGGGCACAATTGCTGACGGGGCAGGCAAGTCACTCGAATGGCATGTATGGACTCCATCAAGGAGTGCACAACTTCAATGTGCTGCCTGAGATCATCTCGCTGCCCAATGTGCTGCGTCAGCAGAGCAATGGCAGCATCTTGAGCGGGATCATTGGCAAGAAACACGTTGGTCCCGGGGCCAATTTTAAATTCGACTTTGAGCAGACGGAGGAACAGCATTCAATCAATCAGATTGGTCGTAACATCACCCGGATGAAGGAGTATGCACATGAGTTCTTGTCTCAAGCCAAGCGAGAGAATCGATCCTTCTTTTTGACGGTCGCCTTCCATGATCCGCATCGTTGTGGTCACATTACACCACAGTTTGGCGAGTTCTGCGAGCGTTGGGGCAGCGGCGAGGAGGGCATGGGCACCATACCGGACTGGAAGCCCATCTACTACGACTGGCGCAACTTGGAGGTGCCTCCCTGGCTGCCTGACACGGATGTGGTGAGGCAAGAGCTGGCCGCACAGTATATGACCATTTCCCGTTTGGATCAGGGTGTTTCCCTGATGCTCAGGGAATTGCAGAGATCTGGTTTGGCGGAGAACACGATCGTCATCTACACTTCCGACAACGGGCCACCTTTTCCCGGTGGACGCACCAATCTTTATGAGCATGGCATTCGCTCGCCACTCATTATCTCGTCGCCGCAGCCGGATGCAAGACGCCATCAGACAAGTGCCGCCATGGTAAGTCTGCTGGACATTTATCCCACTGTGTTGGATGCGTTGCAACTGTCGCCATCGAATGGAACTCGCTTCAGCGGACAATCGATTTTGCCTGTGCTATTCAACGAGCCGAAGCCAGACGAAAATGATGCGGTGTTCGGCAGCCAGAGTTATCATGAGGTGACCATGGCGTATCCCATGCGCATGGTGCGCAACAGACGCTACAAGCTCATCCATAATCTCAACTATTGGGCCGACTTTCCCATTGATCAGGACTTTTACACGTCACCCACATTCCAGCAGATTCTCAATGCCACCATCAACAAGCAGGCATTGCCTTGGTATCGAACCCTTCAGCAATATTATCAGCGACCCGAGTGGGAACTCTATGACATCAAGACGGATCCTTTGGAGCGCTTCAATCTGGCGGAGAAACCAAAATACACAGCAACATTAAAGCAGTTGCAGCAGAAGCTCTTCAAGTGGCAGGTGGACACCGAGGATCCCTGGCGTTGTGCTCCGCATGCTGTGCTCCAGGCTCAAGGAGTGTTTAAGAAGGATCCGGTTTGCTTGACATTGGGACATGAGGCAATCCAGAGACCTAAACGTAAAGTGCTTAGCCAGTATGAGCAATATGTGCTCATCTGA